A DNA window from Labrus mixtus chromosome 4, fLabMix1.1, whole genome shotgun sequence contains the following coding sequences:
- the pex11a gene encoding peroxisomal membrane protein 11A, translating into MDAVVQFTSQSQGRDRIFRATQYACVLSIYLLRNKIERKELLAKLKSLEAAMSAGRKLFRLGNTINSIEAAKRTMQLSDRVLRLCLTAANMTRALYFVCDNALWARNVGLIRDINKERWSLNASRCYFASLVMSLSRDVYVILQLMSQRARDRHFREKMDAHLNENPEVAGVVIPQLDAFLFLLLEIIKSQPAVALDTLKNICDLFIPLDRLGIYRSNAGVVGFCGLISSLIGIVTLAQPKFRLKP; encoded by the exons ATGGACGCAGTTGTACAATTCACAAGCCAAAGCCAGGGACGAGACCGTATATTCag AGCAACCCAGTATGCATGTGTACTGTCGATATATCTACTTCGAAACAAAATCGAAAGAAAGGAGCTTTTGGCAAAACTGAAAAGTTTGGAAGCAGCAATGAGCGCAGGACGAAAAT TGTTCAGGCTGGGAAACACAATAAATTCCATTGAGGCTGCTAAGCGAACCATGCAGCTCTCTGATCGAGTGCTGCGCCTGTGCCTCACCGCGGCCAACATGACCCGCGCCCTCTACTTTGTCTGTGACAATGCACTGTGGGCCAGAAATGTCGGCCTGATCCGCGATATCAACAAGGAACGCTGGAGCCTAAACGCCTCTCGCTGCTACTTCGCCTCGCTAGTGATGAGTCTGAGCCGAGATGTTTACGTGATCCTCCAGTTGATGTCGCAGAGAGCGAGGGACAGACActtcagagagaaaatggaCGCGCATCTCAACGAGAATCCCGAGGTAGCTGGTGTGGTCATCCCTCAGCTGGATGCgttcctcttcctgctgctggAGATCATCAAATCCCAGCCGGCGGTTGCCTTGGACACGTTGAAGAACATATGTGATCTCTTCATTCCCTTAGACAGGCTGGGGATATACCGGTCCAATGCAGGAGTGGTTGGGTTCTGTGGACTGATATCCTCCCTGATTGGCATTGTAACCCTCGCACAGCCCAAGTTTAGACTCAAACCATGA